The following are encoded in a window of Magnolia sinica isolate HGM2019 chromosome 11, MsV1, whole genome shotgun sequence genomic DNA:
- the LOC131218197 gene encoding uncharacterized protein LOC131218197, translating to MGKMRKLKRKTKDVRNKLAYLPTEILVTILMRLDLVDCIRAGVVCSSWRAAWTEMVTYNLHPPSHQLPLLILPPKNQIHRVFNLLDKKVYELHLSQASGARCLGSFNGWLILMDEMSNGCFLLNVTSNECISLPRQADIWNSTEHQHFVWNSADHHYVEHFWESRLGIYAKAILSSDPTSGDCIVVIVCSMNTFAFCRVGDAAWTALERKPNQRHCISDITFYNGRLIIVRFISRLEIFELDLCPNSAKWKPLLIPQLEYPHNSGVGYARGIYLVESCGELLMVLRIYYCLGEYRPRSRLMTTFCLFKMDTNSSGWIKVESLGDQMLFLGYPKSIPTKGLSGFKRNCIYFTKDICIWNHESGVFDLEDGSIWPFPSSIPSSIEGIYHPTGHKPIWAANYNHHPGYKCNNKKEQNLQSNESTYAMAKAMGEKRLDGKKKGKRWTELPTEILVTILMRLFLVDCIRAGAVCISWRRALSEIVARKLHPPSHQLPWLIVSRKNEIHRVLNLSDNKVFRLDLSQACGAICLGSFNGWLILKDKWPNGCFLLNVISKECIRLPLQANIWNSAGNRYVKNFWEQGLGIDAKATLSSDPNSGDCTVVIDCSRNRLAFCKVGDAAWTTLEGEPDQYCYISDITVYNGRLHIARSDNQVTIYEELVPRPNSAKWSDITVYNGRLHIASYGNQVTVYEELVPRPKLAKWKTLPPPEIESLHHDFDRHVYLVESCGDLLMVVRIYDEHGRHSTAFRIFKMNTSGSCWIKVESLGDQMLFLAYSNSKSVSAKGLPGFKGNCIYFTKDIVATDNDSGVFDLEDGSIKPFTSSISSLIPYLPIWVTPYPM from the exons ATGGGGAAGATGAGAAAGTTGAAGAGAAAGACGAAGGATGTACGAAACAAGTTGGCGTACCTTCCCACTGAAATCCTCGTTACCATTCTAATGCGTCTAGATCTAGTCGATTGTATCCGTGCCGGAGTAGTCTGCAGCTCATGGCGGGCGGCCTGGACAGAGATGGTGACCTACAATCTCCACCCTCCATCGCATCAACTCCCGTTGCTGATCCTACCACCAAAAAACCAAATCCACAGAGTCTTCAATCTATTAGACAAGAAAGTATACGAGCTACATCTATCACAGGCCAGCGGAGCAAGATGTTTAGGATCTTTTAATGGATGGCTGATACTGATGGATGAGATGAGTAATGGGTGTTTTCTCTTGAATGTAACATCCAATGAATGTATTAGTCTACCCCGTCAAGCTGATATATGGAACTCGACCGAGCATCAACATTTTGTTTGGAACTCGGCCGATCATCACTATGTGGAGCATTTTTGGGAGAGCCGACTCGGAATATATGCTAAGGCTATTTTATCATCTGACCCTACTTCAGGTGATTGTATAGTTGTGATTGTCTGTTCAATGAATACATTTGCCTTTTGTAGAGTGGGAGATGCAGCATGGACAGCATTGGAAAGAAAACCTAATCAACGTCACTGCATATCTGATATCACATTCTATAATGGGCGCCTAATTATAGTAAGATTTATCTCTCGACTCGAAATCTTTGAGTTGGATCTCTGTCCTAACTCTGCAAAATGGAAACCGCTTCTCATCCCCCAATTAGAATATCCTCACAACAGTGGTGTGGGGTATGCGCGTGGAATCTATCTAGTGGAATCATGTGGAGAGTTGTTAATGGTTTTAAGGATATACTACTGTTTGGGTGAATATAGGCCTCGTAGTAGATTGATGACAACATTCTGCCTTTTTAAGATGGACACAAATAGTTCCGGTTGGATTAAGGTAGAAAGCTTGGGTGATCAAATGCTTTTTTTAGGCTACCCTAAGTCTATTCCGACTAAAGGATTGTCGGGCTTCAAACGGAATTGTATCTATTTTACAAAGGATATTTGTATTTGGAATCATGAATCGGGTGTGTTTGACTTAGAGGATGGTAGTATTTGGCCGTTTCCTTCAAGCATTCCTTCAAGCATTGAAGGCATTTACCACCCGACTGGGCATAAGCCAATATGG GCTGCGAATTATAACCATCATCCAGGCTACAAATGCAACAACAAGAAAGAGCAGAACTTGCAGTCCAATGAATCGACATATGCCAT GGCAAAGGCGATGGGGGAGAAGAGGTTAGATGGAAAGAAAAAGGGTAAGAGATGGACCGAACTTCCCACTGAAATCCTTGTTACTATTCTAATGCGTCTATTTCTGGTTGATTGTATTCGTGCCGGGGCAGTCTGCATCTCGTGGCGAAGAGCCTTGTCGGAGATAGTGGCCCGAAAACTCCACCCTCCGTCGCATCAACTACCATGGCTGATCGTCTCACGAAAAAACGAAATCCATAgagtcttgaatctatcagacaaCAAGGTCTTCAGGTTAGATCTTTCCCAGGCCTGCGGTGCAATCTGTTTAGGATCTTTTAATGGATGGCTGATATTGAAGGACAAGTGGCCTAATGGGTGTTTTCTCTTGAATGTTATCTCCAAAGAATGTATCCGCCTACCCCTTCAGGCTAATATTTGGAACTCGGCCGGGAATCGCTATGTGAAAAATTTTTGGGAGCAAGGTCTAGGAATAGATGCTAAGGCCACATTATCATCTGACCCTAATTCAGGTGATTGTACGGTTGTGATCGATTGCTCAAGGAATAGATTGGCCTTCTGTAAAGTGGGAGATGCAGCATGGACAACCTTGGAAGGAGAACCTGATCAATATTGCTACATATCTGATATCACAGTTTATAATGGGCGCCTACATATAGCAAGATCTGACAATCAAGTCACTATCTATGAGGAGTTAGTTCCCCGTCCTAACTCAGCAAAATGGTCTGATATCACAGTCTATAATGGGCGACTACATATAGCAAGCTATGGCAATCAAGTCACTGTCTATGAGGAGTTAGTTCCCCGTCCTAAGTTGGCAAAATGGAAGACACTTCCTCCCCCTGAAATAGAATCTCTTCACCATGATTTTGATCGTCATGTCTATCTGGTGGAATCATGTGGGGATTTGTTAATGGTTGTAAGGATATATGATGAACATGGCCGTCACAGTACAGCATTCCGCATTTTTAAGATGAACACAAGTGGTTCCTGTTGGATTAAGGTAGAAAGCTTGGGTGATCAAATGCTTTTCTTGGCCTACTCCAACTCCAAGTCTGTTTCGGCTAAAGGATTGCCGGGCTTCAAAGGTAATTGTATCTATTTTACAAAAGATATTGTTGCGACAGACAATGATTCGGGTGTGTTTGACCTAGAGGATGGTAGTATCAAGCCGTTTACTTCAAGCATTTCCTCCCTAATTCCATATCTGCCAATTTGGGTAACACCATATCCGATgtaa